From the genome of Oligoflexus sp., one region includes:
- a CDS encoding RNA polymerase sigma factor, whose amino-acid sequence MDNRSDETLLDLYFAGDADAFKVFFERHAGRVVGYAMSKGLRQEIALEVRQDAFLRLHRSIHTYEKGRPALPWFFTIVHNCVIDALRQVKQLGNLRSQMIGERGTPGVVTGTDSLIDSTGTLASLSEEQRKVFEMRVFNELSFAEISVETGKTEVSLRKVFERARRKIQGILSGSD is encoded by the coding sequence GTGGACAATCGAAGCGACGAGACATTGTTAGACCTCTACTTCGCTGGTGATGCGGACGCTTTCAAGGTGTTCTTTGAGCGTCACGCTGGGCGCGTGGTGGGCTATGCGATGAGCAAGGGATTGAGACAGGAAATTGCACTGGAAGTGAGGCAGGATGCTTTTCTGCGCCTGCACAGGTCGATTCATACCTACGAGAAAGGACGCCCTGCGCTGCCTTGGTTTTTTACTATTGTTCATAACTGTGTGATAGATGCGTTGCGCCAAGTAAAGCAGCTCGGCAATCTCAGGTCGCAAATGATCGGGGAGCGAGGGACACCTGGGGTCGTTACCGGAACAGACTCCCTAATTGATTCGACCGGAACACTGGCAAGCCTTTCAGAGGAACAAAGAAAGGTTTTTGAAATGCGAGTGTTCAATGAACTGTCTTTCGCTGAAATCTCGGTTGAAACCGGCAAAACCGAGGTCTCCCTTCGGAAGGTTTTTGAAAGGGCGAGACGTAAAATACAGGGTATTTTGTCTGGGAGCGATTGA
- a CDS encoding TniQ family protein, translated as MSENWPLHPVPWDDELLSEWIRRIAESYGISSRIFYQKVLYLSRDEITQIDRKPGDKALEILSKGTRQPIERLREMTLPARTRRRMVALEAGDPEMVRFMRRFKSLLPRS; from the coding sequence ATGAGCGAAAACTGGCCTCTCCATCCAGTGCCATGGGATGATGAGCTTTTGAGTGAATGGATACGCCGGATCGCGGAATCTTATGGCATTTCATCCAGGATATTTTACCAGAAAGTTTTATACCTCAGTCGCGATGAAATAACCCAGATCGACCGAAAGCCAGGTGATAAAGCCCTTGAGATTCTTTCAAAAGGTACAAGGCAGCCGATCGAGCGCTTGCGTGAGATGACTCTTCCTGCGCGGACGCGGCGAAGGATGGTGGCATTGGAAGCTGGGGACCCAGAGATGGTGCGCTTTATGCGAAGATTCAAAAGTTTATTGCCGAGGAGTTGA
- a CDS encoding TniQ family protein: MSEGWPLHPTPYDHELLSQWIRRIAKVYGVSYYDFCQRVLGLDRIERLHLDYQPSEKTLDILSKGTRQPIELLRERNVTAQSHLIEKELEKGGSGDPELIWKITKNLAGEGWPLPI, translated from the coding sequence ATGAGTGAAGGCTGGCCGCTCCATCCAACACCTTACGATCATGAACTATTGAGCCAGTGGATACGTCGCATTGCAAAAGTTTATGGCGTCTCCTATTACGACTTTTGTCAAAGGGTTTTGGGTCTTGATCGAATTGAAAGGCTTCATCTTGACTACCAGCCAAGCGAAAAAACGCTGGACATATTATCAAAAGGCACAAGGCAACCGATCGAGCTGCTGCGAGAGCGGAATGTTACTGCTCAATCACACTTGATTGAGAAAGAGCTGGAAAAAGGTGGGAGCGGAGATCCAGAGCTTATTTGGAAGATTACAAAGAATTTGGCCGGGGAAGGGTGGCCCTTGCCGATATGA
- a CDS encoding TniB family NTP-binding protein — MNHLLPHVYDLMELPQNERISAIHSDWWIGYGTANRALDKLHALLAHPKRVRMPNLMIIGPTNNGKTMIVEKFKRKHPQMVSSCGQHDIVPVVIMQMPSDPSPGRFYTALLRAINMPYLNYRIPAAIEQTVLRILGSIDTRVLIIDEIHNLLSGSNSKQQEFLNLLRFIGNELRLSIVGVGIKDAYLAIRTDNQLENRFEPLVLPTWSDDVEFARLLASFTGILPLKKPSNLLADDVRQMILEKTEGTIGEISTFLRRGAELAITSGHECLDCEILSRVEYLGPQARRRVYESVRI, encoded by the coding sequence ATGAACCATCTTTTACCTCATGTGTATGATCTCATGGAACTCCCTCAAAATGAGCGGATCAGCGCCATTCATTCCGATTGGTGGATCGGATATGGAACAGCCAACCGGGCTTTGGACAAGCTGCATGCGCTCCTCGCGCATCCAAAGCGTGTTCGTATGCCGAACCTTATGATCATCGGCCCGACCAACAACGGAAAAACCATGATCGTGGAAAAATTCAAGCGCAAGCATCCGCAAATGGTATCAAGCTGTGGCCAACACGATATTGTACCCGTTGTTATCATGCAGATGCCATCCGATCCCAGCCCGGGCCGGTTCTATACCGCCCTCTTGAGAGCCATCAATATGCCCTATCTGAACTATCGGATACCGGCAGCCATCGAGCAGACCGTCTTGAGAATCCTCGGGAGCATCGATACAAGGGTTCTGATCATCGATGAGATTCATAATCTATTAAGCGGTTCCAATTCAAAACAGCAGGAGTTTTTGAACCTTCTGAGGTTTATCGGCAATGAACTCCGGCTTTCCATAGTCGGGGTTGGGATCAAGGATGCGTACCTGGCCATTCGCACCGATAACCAGCTTGAAAACAGGTTTGAACCGCTGGTCCTTCCAACCTGGAGTGACGACGTGGAATTCGCAAGGCTCCTTGCCAGTTTCACAGGGATATTGCCGCTTAAAAAGCCATCAAACCTTCTGGCGGACGATGTAAGGCAGATGATACTTGAAAAAACAGAAGGGACCATTGGCGAGATTTCAACATTCCTGAGACGTGGGGCGGAACTCGCCATCACGAGCGGGCACGAATGCCTCGACTGCGAAATTCTCTCGCGGGTCGAATATCTTGGTCCCCAGGCCCGTCGCCGGGTTTACGAGAGTGTCAGAATATGA